The DNA segment CTCGAGAACCTCTTCGTGTGCGACGCGGACGCGCAGGGGCGGCGCGTGGTGAAGGTGCTCGATTTCGGGATCGCCAAGGTGGTCGCTCCGCGCGGCGATGGGCGCGCGCCGGCGCCGTCGCTCTATCAGACGGAGGAGGGGGTGCTCGTCGGTACGCCGCGCTATCTCTCGCCCGAGCAGGCTTGCGGGCTCGCCGTCGATGCGCGCACCGACGTGTATGCGGCCGGCGTGGTGCTCTACACGCTGGTCGCCGGTCGCGATCCGTTCGAGCATATGAGGCGCGTCCACGAGCTCGTGCGCGCCCACGCGAGCGAGGTCCCGGCGCCGCCGTCCAGCCATGCGCCACGACTGGTGCCGCCGGAGCTCGACCGCGCGATCATGAGGGCGCTGGAGAAGCGTCCGGAGCTCCGTTTCCCGGACGCTGCGGCGTTCGCGGCGGAGCTGTCGCGCATCGCCGCGGGGCTATCGAGAGGGGTCGATGGTGGGTCGGTCGTACCATCGGGGTCGTACTGGCAGCGCACGGCGCCGCTTACGCTGCCGCCGGTCCGGGCGCCGGTGCTCCCACCGACGTTGAGCGCGACCGTGAAGGCGTTCGGCCTGACGGCGCTGGACATGGCTGCGCAGCCCACCCCAGGAGCTGCGCAGCAGCGCGCCTCGGAGGCGCACAGAAGCAGGGCGCGCCGCGCGCGACGGCCCGCGCGCCCCGAGGCCAGCTGGGCGGCCATGGGATTGCTGGTGGTGAGCGTGGTGCTCTTCGGCTTCACCCTGGCGTTGCTGGTGAGCTTCGTGGGCTGACAGGCCGGTACGGCGTCGTCGCCGCGGATGCCAGGAACGTCACCCGGCGCGACGAACCCGCTACGATGCGGGCTGCGGAATGGGAGCGCTGAGGCTGAGAGGGCCAACCTGGGTCGGAAGGGGCAACCTCGGAGGGGTCAACCTCGGCGTGGTGGAAGGCTCAACCTGGGGGTGGGCCACGAGGCAAGGCAACTCAACCTGGGTGGGCCAAGGGCCAGGGTGTGGGCCACGAGGCAACTCAACCTGGGTGAGGGCCAGAGGGCCAAGGGCCAAGCTCAACCTGGGTGCGGGGCCAGGCCGGGAGGCAGGAGAGAGGCTCAACCTGGGTGCGGGCCGTGGACGCGATCTGGATGCAAAAAATCGATGCTATGGCACACGGAAAGTTTGGCGGCGTAGTAGTGGGCAACACCCGCGTGGTTCGGTGAGGAAGCAAGAAGGTGGCCAGGGTCAACTTTGCGCGCCGTCGATCCGCGGAGCCGCGCCTCGCGCGACGTCATGGTTCGCGACATCGGAGCCTTCGAGCATCAGGAGCCGGCACCGTCACGTCCATGACGGCGCCAGCTCCCGATGCCCGTGCCCTCCCGTGGGGCGACCCTGGCATCGCTCCGGAGGGGGTGGTGACGCTTGGGTGCGTGGTGGTGGCGGCCGGGTGGAGTATCTTCGGGTCCATGCCGTGGCCCTGTCCCCGAGCGAGCTCCGAGGTATCGTGCGCGGGCCAGCGCACGTTCGACGCTGGCCTCCCGTGCCCCCGGGCTCGTCGGAGCGCTGTCGCGGCACCCGCCACGCCGTCTGCAGTGCAGCGGTCGAGGCAGATCACCTCGGGAGTGCGCCCATGACAGCGCGACGTCTTGCACCGAGGGCTCGATGCGCTGCTGCCCACGTTGGGCAGCAGCGCGCCTTTTGCGCGTGGCGAGAGGGGCAGGCATGACCAACAGGAACGCGAACAAGAGCTCGCCAGGGCAGCCGGCTGGTCAGGGCGCTGCGGGCGACGCCGCGCCGCAGCAACCGACGCTGCCGCAGCAGCCGCCGCGCGGGTACGACACGCCGAATTTTGCATCGCAAGAGCACCCCTCGCCGGCGCAACAGCGAGCGCTAACGCAGGAGCCGCGCCGCAGGCCTGAAGATGGAAACACCGGCCCCGCAGCGCCACCCGCGGAGCGGATGGTGCAGTGGGGCGAGCCCAGGCCGCGGCGCCGCCAGGATCGCGAGGCGGGGCCGAGCGACAAGCAGGTGTATGTTCCTCCGGTCACGCTGCCCCCGAATCGCGAGCACCAGGCGATGGATCAGCAGAAGATCCAGGTAGCGCCGTCGCTGTTGAAGGGCGTCGACGAACGGAACCGGCCGACGATGCGCAGGATCCCTGTGCAGGGGTTGCCGGGCCCCCCGGGGGCTCCCGATGGGCAGGGCGGCGCGCGTCCCGGTGGCGTCCGCACGGCCCGCGTCGGTGTCGGCAGCGGCGTCTGGCCGCCGCCCGAAGACGAGTCGTCCGGCCCGCGCGGGCAGTCGTCCCGGAAGCAGAGGCCGATGGGAACAGCCGCCCCCCAGCCAGCAGCCGCCGCTTCTCGAGCGGGGCTGCAGCCGGCCGCCGCGCGTCCCGACGCCGCCGCGGTGACCGCAGCGGCCGCCGCGGCGGTGCTCGCGGCGCGCCGCCGCCGCGCCACGCTGGCGCTCTTCGCGCTGCTCGTGTTTCTGGGGAGCGCGACGGTCGCAGGCTTCTGGGTGCTGTGGCGTGCGGCCAATCCGACGAGCGGGCAGGATCCGACGCTGGCCGAGGGCGGCCGCGTTCCCACGCCCGATCCCGGCGGCCTCGCGACCCCCACGCCGAGCGCGCAGCCCGAACATCCGCCTCCGGCGGCGATCGAGCCGCCGCCCACCGCAGAGCGACCCGTTCCCGCCGTGCCCGAGGTTCCGACGGCGTCGCCCTCGGCGGAGCCGAGCGCGCCGCCCGCACACTCCGCGGCCACGGTCGCCGCTCGTCCGTCATCAACGCGTCCTGCTGTGCAGGTGAAGCGTCCCACCAAGCCTACGACCGCGGCGGACGACATCTACGATTCGGCTGTTAGCCCTCCGATCCCACCACCGGTCCCGCCGTCCGCGCCCTCTGCGTCGCCCACAACGCCCCCGGGGACGACCGCTCCCCCGCGTCCCTTCCCCTGAGGCGTCGCCTCTCCGGATTGCATTTCTCCCGCCAGCCACCATGCGAAAGCCATTCTTGAAATACCTGTCTCTACTCCTCCCGTGCGCGGCGGTTCTTCTGGGGCCGAGCGTCGCGAGCGCGACCGGCGAGGCTCGGCTGATGCCGAACTCTCCGACCGACGCCCCGCCTGCGACGTCGCGCGCGGGCGAGCGCGCGGCGCAGCTCTACCGGGAGGGGAACAGGTTCTACGATGAAGCGCGATTCGCCGAGGCCGAGGCGCGTTATCAGGCGGCGTGGGATCTCCAGCAGAGCTTTGACGTGGCCGGCAACCTCGGGAATGTCGAGCTGGAGGTGAACCAGCCCCGCGAGGCGGCCGAGCACCTCCTGTACGCGCTCAACACCTTTCCGCTCGGCGAGAAGGCCGAGAAGAAGAGCTTCCTACAGAAGCGGCTCGCCGTCGCCCGGTCGCAGGTCGGAGCGCTTCGCATCAGCGTGAACGTCGACGATGCCGAGGTGCTCATCGACGGCAAGCTCGTCGGGCGTTCGCCCCTCGCGACCGAGGTGTTCGTCGATCCCGGCAAGCGCACGATCGACGCACGCCGCGCTGGCGCCAGGACGTCGACCTCGCTGCTCGTGGCGAGGGGCTCGGACCAGAGCATCGCCCTCAGCCTCGATTCGGGCCCGAACATTCCGCTGGTGGTCGCCGGCGGGGCCGTCGGGCTGCTCGGGCTCGCGTCGGGCGTGACCTTCGCGATCCTCTCCACGGCAAAGGGCGAGTCCGCGGCGACGGAGCCGTTCGGCAGCGCGAGGCGCACCGACCTGCGCGACGCCCAGACCACGCTCGCCAACGTCTCGTTCTGGAGCTTCCTCGGCGGTGGCGTGGTGCTCGCGGGGACGGCCCTGTACGCGTTCTCCGCGTCGAGCCGCACGCCGGTCACCAAGGCCGGGCTCCCCCGGTTGTATGCCGCGCCGTTCGTGGGCGGAGAGGCGAACGGCCTGCTGCTGGGCGCGAGCTTCTAGGCCGGTGGCCGCTGCGCGCTCCACGTTTCGTCCTCGGACTAGCGCGGCTGGAAGTAACGGCCTACCTGCTCGCGGTACTCTTCGGGGACATCGCTGCGCTCGACGCCGCCGAGCTCCTGGGGACCCACGACACCGAGCGCGCTCTCGCCGCGCACGTTGGCCGTGTCTCCGGCGCGCCCGGCTGCTCGGCCCGTCACGATCCCCGGCATCGGCCTACCCGGGTTGAGCCTCGCGCTGGCGCGTGAGCGCAGCTCACCCCCGGCGATCGCGCCGGTCTGCCCTTCGTGGCTGCCCGATCCGCCGCCCTCCGAGTGACCTGGCTGCGCCGGCCCCTGCTTGCCGTCCCCGCCCCCCGACGACCCCTGCTGCCCGCCCTGTCCGCTGCCCAACCCCGGTTGGCCTGACCCGCCTGCGATCGGCATCGGGAGCGGCGTCCCCCCGAGCTGCCCCTCGGCCTCGCCCGCTTCGCGCTGCGCATCGTCGAGCGCTCGTTGGCGCTTCGATTCCTCGCTGCTCGGGCTCCCCTCCTGGGCCATCCGGCGCAGCTGTTCCTCGAGTTGCTGCCGTCCGTCCGGCGTCTCGAGCTGCCGTGCGAGCTCGCGCATCTGCTCCTTCGATATGGGCTCTCCGAGCGCGCTCTCCGGGGACTGCGCCATTCGCTGCTTCAAGCGTTCGGCGAGCTGCTTGCGCTCCTCGGGGCTCAATTTTTCGAGCGCCTTCTCGAGGCTGCCAGCAAGCCGCCGCGCGTCGCGGTCGCTGCCGGTCCGGGCGAGCTCGCGGAGCGCGTCGCGCCCCTCGTCGCCGAGCCCGTCGCCGAGCGCCTCTGCCAGCTCCCTCAACGCGTCGGCCTGCTTGCCGCGCTGATCCAGCAGCTTGCGTTGTTCCTCGAGCGCCTTCGCCACGCCGGGAGCGCCGGCCCTCTTGGCGGCTTCGGCGGCCTCCTCGAGCACCTTCCTGGCCCGTTCGCGGTCGTCCCGTTCGAGCTTGTTCGCGAGCCGCGACATCTCCTCGTCGAACGCCACGAGGTCGCGATCGCCGAGCGCCTTCGCGGCCCGCTTCAGCTGAGGGTCTTCTCCGAGCTTGCCGAGCGCCGACTCCATCCCATGACGCTGCTCGCCCTCGCCGAGCGACAGCCGCTCGGCCGTGATCGCGTCGCGGAGCCTGCCGAGCTCGGCCTGCGCTTCGCGGCGCTCGACGCCGCTCTTCAGCTTTTCACGGAGCCTCTTCGCGTCGTCCGAGAGCTTTTTCAGTCGATCGTGTTGCTCCGCGTCCCGAGGGTCGATCTCGGCAAGCCGGACCACCCGCTCGAGGCCGGCGATCTCGGCGAGGCGCACCTGCTCTGCCCCGGGTGGGGGCGCTGCCGCCGCGGGCGCTGGTGGCAGGGGGAGCCAGCTGAGATAGCCAATGGCCGCTGCCGCGAGGGGCGCTCCGGCATGCCAGCGTCGCCACAGGGGCGTGCGGACTTGCCGGGCGGTCGCGGCATCGAGGGCCGCCGCCGCGTGGGCGAACACCACCTGGCGGGCCGCGGATGTGCTGGCGCCGGGCGCGCCGTCCGTCGCGTCCTCGGCTGCTGCGAGCTCAACGGCCGTGGAGACCGACTCGGCGGAGCCGAGCTTGCCGTCGAGAAACAACGCGACGTTCGGGTCAGTCCACCGGCGCCGGTGCGCCACCGCTGCGCCAGCCACAGCGCCGAGCAGGCCGCCCGCGGCCATCCAGGGGCGCAGCGCGCCTTGCCGCATGTGCCAGGCGACGGCTGCGCCTACCGCGCCGAGCATCATCCCAGCGGCGGCGCCGGTGAGGACCAGATCGATCGCGAGCCGCCGCCGGACCCGGCGAGACCACCGAACGAACGCGGCGCTGAACCTCCGCCGGGGAGACGCATCGACCATGGATCGAGGTGTACCTGCGGGCAGACGCGCCGGCCAGCGCCGCCTCGGGGCACTCCGCCAAGCCTCATTGCGGCACGCAGCGCCCGACCTCGCGCCCGGTGCGAGCGCCTCGCGCTCTGTGGGGACGCCCTGTGGAGCGGCGTCGGTCGTGTCGAGCCACGACGCGCCGCGGAGGAGCTGTCCTCGGACATACCGCGCCCCGCCCCTTCACGGGACGAAGCACCATTTCAAGTGGAATGACGCGAACTCGAGGCGCGCTGGGACAACGTCCTGGGCAGCGCCGAGCAAGTTCAGGCCACAGTCAGCGAAAGAGAACCTGCATTCGTGCGAGTCCTCGGACGATGTCCGGAGCGTCGCACGGCAAGAGCCATAGAAAAGCGCATCGTCGACGTACATTCGCATGTTCACGACAGCAGCGTCGCCGCCCTTGCGCTCGCTGCCGAGCAGATGGAGATCGAGGTAGTAGAAGCCCCTCCTGTCCTTCGAGTGATCCACCAGCTCCAGATTGGTTTCGCCATTGAGGCGGGAGCAGTCAACGTCCCAGCTGTCGTCGAATCCGGGGACAGGCAGCTTGCCGCTATCCCCCGTGTCAAGCACCAAGCTCTCCCCGTTCACGGTCATGACCGCCATGCCGTACGCTTCAGGAATTTCCGGGCTAGTAGAGCACCCGAACGGCGAGAGCGACAGCACGAGGCCTTGGGCGAGGAGGGGTCGGTGCATGGGAGTTCTCCAGCAGCATGGCGGGCGAGAGCATCGCACGAGGTCGACAACCATGAACGCGCGCAATGTGGTTGATCCATGCGCCGTGCCAGATGTCAACCGGAAACGGAGGCCCCTGTTGGGCCCGTGCCGGGCTGACTGCCGGGCTGACTGCCGGGCTGACCGACGTTGCCGTTGACTGTCGACCTGACCGACGTTCCCGGCCTGCCGGCCCGGCCGGTCTGACCGACGTTGCCGTTGACTGTCGACCTGACCGACGTTGCCTTGGTGGCTTGGTGAGACCCGATACGTGTTGTCTACGGGGCGGTCCCAGGCATAGGTCATGGCGGGCGCCAGCGGAAAACAGCAGTCGCCAGGGTCTCGAAAAATTAAGTGTGCGAAATCATTGGCCGCGAGCCCCGGCACGCGTTTGGCATAGTCGGCAGCCATGAGCCAGCCTCGCGCTATTGTTGCAGGTGCCACCTATCTCCTCACACGACGCGCGTTGCGGCGACACCTCCTCTTCAGGCCAGATGCCGCGATCACTCAGCTGATCATCTATGCACTTGCGGTTTCGGCCAGGCGCTACGGCATTCGCCTGCATGCGTTGTGCGCCATGTCCACGCACCTGCACATCGTCGTCACTGACGTCGAAGGCGTACTTCCGCGATTCCTGCAGCTGTTTCATCGTCTCGTGGCGCTGGGGACCAAGGTGCTCCGAACCTGGGAGGGGCCGGTCTGGGGCCACGAAGCGACCAGCGTTGTTCGCCTCTTGACGCGGGCGGCCGTGGTGGAAAAGATTTCATATTCACTGGCGAACCCGGTAGAGGCGGGGCTGGTGCGACGTGCGAAGGAATGGCCTGGAGCGAAGGTGCTCGTCAACGAAATCGGCCGTGGCGAGCTGCGGGCGAGGCGTCCTGACGTCTACTTTGCTTCGAGCAACCCCGCATGGCCTGAGCACGCCGCCATTGCGATCTCGCTTCCGCCAGATGTGGCGGATGGTGACGCGGACGCCTTTCGGCGCGATGTGGCGGCGGAGCTCGAGCGGAAGGAAGCCGAGGCGCGCGCCGCGGTTCATCGAAATGGCCGCGGTTTCCTCGGCCCCGAGCGCGCATGCACGGTGTCGCCCGACGCTCGCGCGACGAGCCTCGAGGCGCCTCGCGGCCTCAATCCAACGTTTGCGGTGGGGAGAGGGTATTCAGACGCACGAAGAACCGCGGTTGCCGCCGTCCGCGCATTTCGCGCGGCATACCGTGACGCGCTCCAACAATGGCGTGCAGGGCTGCGCAGCGTGGTGTTTCCCGCAGAAACGTGGTGGATGCGCGTGTTCCACGGCGTGGCCGTGAACGATGATGCGCTCGTATCGTGACAGGAACGATCGGCACGTCGACGCGGCATCTGGGCTGCTGATCGAGGGCGAATGAGCGGCGGACGCCCTCCGTTCGCGTGCACGATCGTGTAATTTTGTGTGAAACTAGACGTCAGCGGCGCGGCGATCGCGTGAGCCAGCCTGGTGGCCGAGGAAGCGCGGGCGGTTCGAGCGCGTCGCTACAGCGGTAGAGGGAGCTCGATATACGGCTCGGTGATCCGGCCGACGGCGATATCGCGCACCTGCGTCCCATAGTAGGTCGATCCCGATTGCGTGCTCCAGGCATGTCCCACGATTGTTCCATTGCTGTTGGCATAGAGGCGCATGACACCCCTGCCAACACCCGGGTGCCAGGAGCCGTCCGCGTTGCGCCGGGTGTCGGTTGTCCCGTGGCCCGTGGTGCTCGAATCGAGGACGGGGAGAGTATACTGGATTGTCCCCGTGACGAACGGATAGGTCGCCACGCGTGGCACCGCAGCGCCTGCCGCGATGGCGACGTGCCCGCTCGCCGTGCTCCCCGCCGGATACTCGATCGCGACGATATCGCCGGCCTCGATCTCGCTCACGGTCATGATCTGCTCGAAGCCGACCTCCTCGATGATCCTGTCGTGGTACAGTGCGGCGTTCGGGCTCATGCTGCCGAACCATGTGTTGATGTCGTAGACGGACAGCTGATAGGCCTGCTTGAGGACGTTCGTGACGAACGACGCGCACAGGCTGCGGCTCCGATACTCCGTGGCTCCTCCTACGCCGGCCCAATAAACATAGGTCGTGCTGCTACCATATTCATTGTTTACCGGTGCGATGTGGGTCACGAGCGTGTCGGCCCAGTAGAAATGGCTTGGCTTCTCGGCCGTCTGGCCCTGAGCCGGGCGCGGCGCGAGCAGGCTCAACCCCGCCAGAACGGCGGCCGGGAGCGCGCGAACAGCGGCTCTCGAGCTCATGCGCTTCAATGCATTCATGATTTCCTCCCGTGTGGAATCGATGGCCCCGCGTAGGTTGGTCACACCGGTGTCGGCCTCATCGCGGGCATCGCCGCGGAGCGCCGGCAAAGCGAAGTTGCGCACCAAGCCACCGAACATACGCCGAACGAGCGATCTCTTCAATCACCGGCGCGAAGGCGGCACACGGGTCGTGCGCGATCCTGCGCGGATAGTGTTCCCCTCATTTCCACAGGCTGTCTCCTCCGGGCGACCTCCGGGCACGTCTTCGTAGATCCGCGCGTCGACGCCCACCGCAGGGGCGGCGCGGCGGTCACGGGCGGTACGGCGAGGGCGCTGCCGTCGCGACCGACGTTGCGTCCGATGCGTCCGACGGCCGTCACGACCGACGTTGCGTCCGACCGACGGCCGTCATGACCGACGTTGCGTCCGACGGCGGCCGTCGCGACCGACGTTGCGCCCGGCGGCCGTAACGACCGACGTTGCGCCCGGCGTCGACAGGAGGGCGGCGATATCGTACGGATCGGCCGAACCCGGGCGCTCCGGGAGCGCGGTCGGCGAGGGCCCGAGGCGCCGGCGGAGCGCGCCACGAGAAGCACGCCCCCCGGCGGAGGCCCGCCCCGCCCGCGCCGCGTGGCGCGCGGGTCCACGCGGGTCGCCGGGGCCGAGTTCCGCCGTTTTGTTGACAGATCCGCGCAGTTCGATTGGATGGCCGCGTGCCCCCCGTGAAGCGCGCATCGACCAACCTCCACCCCACCCTGACGCTCGGCGACGCGCTGGAGCACTATGCCTCCTGGCCGAGACCCACCGTGATTGTCTCCGACGGTGCTTATGGCGTCTCCGGTTTTCCCGGTGATCCCCCGACGCACGACGGGCTCGCCGCATGGTACGAGCCCCACGTCGCCGTCTGGTCGGAGCGCGCCTTGCCGTCCGCCACCCTCTGGTTCTGGGCGACGGAGATCGGCTGGGCGACGGTGCACCCGCTGCTCGAGCAGCACGGATGGGAGTACCGGACCTGCCACGTTTGGGACAAGGGAATCGCCCACATCGCGGGCAACGCGAACACCCGGACGCTGCGCAAGTTCCCCGTGGTGAGCGAGGTGTGCGTTCAGTACGTGCGCAAGGTCCTCCTGGAGAGCAGCGGCGTGCGGCTGCCCCTCAAGGCCTGGCTGCGGCACGAGTGGGAGCGCTCGGGCCTCCCCCTGTGCCAGACGAACGAGGCGTGCGGCGTGAAGAACGCGGCCACGAGGAAGTACTTCACACGCTGCCACCTCTGGTATTACCCCCCGGCCTCGGCGTTCGAGCAGATCGCCGCCTTCGCGAACGCGCACGGCCGCCCCGAGGGACGACCCTACTTCTCGGTCGACGGCAAGCGGCCGTTGACGGGTGAAGAGTGGGCCACCCTGAGAGCGAAATTCCATTGCGAGGTCGGCGTGACCAACGTCTGGCAGGAGCCCGCGGTCCGCGGCCCCGAACGCTTCAAGGAGGACACCCGGTCGATCCACGGCAACCAGAAGCCCCTCAAGCTGCTCGATCGCATCATCCGCGCATCGTCCGATCCAGGCGATGTCGTCTGGGAGCCATTCGGGGGGCTCTGCTCGGTCGCGGTGGCGGCCTTCGCCGCAGGGAGGCGCTGCTACAGCGCCGAGATCGCGCCCACGTACCACGCCGTCGCGTCGCGCCGCCTCGCGAAGTGCGCGCCGCAGCCGCGCGCCGAGATCTCGGCGGCCTGACGGTCGGTATCGGCCCCGCTCGTCCGCATGGTAGCCTGCTCCCCGATGGCGACGCCGAAGATCGTGACCGTGGGAGGGGGGACGGGCCATTACACGCTCCTCACGGGCCTGCGTGGTCTGAGCGCCCGGATCACCGCGATCGTGACCATGATGGACTCGGGCGGGAGCTCCGGGAGGCTCCGGGACGAGTACGGCCTCCTGCCGCCAGGCGACTTCACGCGTTGCCTCGTCGCCCTGTCCGAGCACCCGGAGGCGCTGAAGGAGCTGCTCGGCCACCGCTTCCGCTCGGGAAGCCTCGGCGGGCACACCCTGCGCAACCTTATATTCACCGCGGTGCAGGAGATCACCGGCTCGCTCCCCCTCACGGTCGAGCGCCTGCACGAGATCTTCTCCGTCAAGAACCGCGTCCTCCCGGTCACGATGGATCACGTCGATCTCGTGATGCACCTGGAGAACGACCGGACCATCCGTGGGGAAGCGTCGATTGACAACCTCTCCGACATGCTCGATGCGCCGGTGCTCTCGGTCTATCTCGATCCCGAAGCCCGGGCGTATCCAGCGGCGCTCGACGCGATCGCGGACGCCGATCTCATCATCCTCGGGCCGGGAGATCTCTACACGAGCCTCGTGCCGAACCTCCTGGTCAAGGGCGTGCGCGAGGCCATCGCGGCGAGCCGCGCCCGCGCGATGTTCGTGTGCAACCTGATGACGAAGCCCAACGAGACCCCCGGCTACACGGTCGAGGACTTCGTGGGGACCATCGCCATGTACCTGGGCGAAGCCCGGCTCGACGCCGTGCTGGTCAACGACGTCTGGCCCTCCGAGGGCCTCGAGGAGTACGCCTCCGCCGGCTCTGAACCAGTCGTGACCTCGCCGGACAAACCGCTCGCCTCCGACCTCCTCGTCCCCGCCGATCTGCTGTTCGGCGGCAAGCTGATTCGCCACGACCCGCAGAAGCTCTCGGCCGCGATCGTCTCGCTCGCCCGCCAGCGATCGTGGTGGTGAGGCCCCGGCCCAGGCTCCGCCGCGCCTGGCCCCGCGCTCGACGGCCACCCGCGGCGCGCCGCCGGGACGCGGCGCTCCCGGGTTGGCCCGGTGGCCTCGCGCCGGCGCGGCCGCGCACGACGATCAGGCGGCATTCGGCGTGTCGGGCAGATGAAAGGGCGTGTTGACGATCACAACGCCCTTCCCGCCCCGGAAGAGAAGGAGCCATTTGAGGACCGACGCCGTGTGGTTGTGCAGCAGGTAATGGTACCAGCGTGACTCGACCACCTCCGGCACGACGACCGCCACCTGCCGATCCGGGTGGGCGCGCGCGAGGGTGGTGACGAAGCGGAGCAGCGGCCTGAAGAGCCGCCGGTAGCGGGACCGCACCACCGAGAGCCGCGGCGCCGGCACCCCCTTCTCCTTCGCGGGCGCTTCCACGAGATCGTGCCATTCGCCGCTCAGGTCCTCGACGCGAGGATCGTCGAGGAGCACCTGGAGCGCGTAGACCTCAGGCGAGAGCCGAAGCGCGAACCGGAGCCCCTTCTGCGCCACGAGGTCCCAGCGCCTGATCGGGACCACCACGATCGGCGGCGGAGGTGGGGTGAAATCGAGCGGCGCGCGGTCGCAAACCACCTCGTCGATGTGCTTGTAGTGGCGTCGCACATTGCAGAAGATGAGAAAGGCTGCGATCACGAGGAGGGTCGAGATCCACGCCCCCTCGGTGAACTTCGAGATGATGATGACGACGAGCGTGGCGGCCGTGGCCGTGGCGCCGGTCGCATTGACGGCGAGGTGGAGCCGGGAGCGCTTGCCGCGGACCCTGTGCCAGTGCGCGGTCATCCCCGCCTGCGACATCGTGAAGGCGAGGAAGGCGCCCACCGCGAAGAGCGGGATGAGGGCGTCGGTGATGCCCTGGAAGACGACGAGCAGGAGGGCCGAGAGCCCGGCGAGGACTCCGATGCCGTAGGAGAAGGCGAGGCGCCTACCGCGGTGGATGAACGGCTCAGGCAGGAAGCGATCGAGCGCGAGGAGCTGGCAGAGGCGGGGGAAGTCGGCGAAGC comes from the Sorangium aterium genome and includes:
- a CDS encoding serine/threonine-protein kinase, which translates into the protein MALPSHEDCRCAAPELSDTLLDGTPYRPVRRLGRGGMGEVIEAAHVGLDKPVVVKLLHRDLNREPRLVERMRVEAQSLARLAHPNLVTVTDFGRTAEGRTFLVMERLYGRTMREELAARGALPATEALDLVTQTLAGLAAAHGAGIVHRDVKLENLFVCDADAQGRRVVKVLDFGIAKVVAPRGDGRAPAPSLYQTEEGVLVGTPRYLSPEQACGLAVDARTDVYAAGVVLYTLVAGRDPFEHMRRVHELVRAHASEVPAPPSSHAPRLVPPELDRAIMRALEKRPELRFPDAAAFAAELSRIAAGLSRGVDGGSVVPSGSYWQRTAPLTLPPVRAPVLPPTLSATVKAFGLTALDMAAQPTPGAAQQRASEAHRSRARRARRPARPEASWAAMGLLVVSVVLFGFTLALLVSFVG
- a CDS encoding transposase, translated to MSQPRAIVAGATYLLTRRALRRHLLFRPDAAITQLIIYALAVSARRYGIRLHALCAMSTHLHIVVTDVEGVLPRFLQLFHRLVALGTKVLRTWEGPVWGHEATSVVRLLTRAAVVEKISYSLANPVEAGLVRRAKEWPGAKVLVNEIGRGELRARRPDVYFASSNPAWPEHAAIAISLPPDVADGDADAFRRDVAAELERKEAEARAAVHRNGRGFLGPERACTVSPDARATSLEAPRGLNPTFAVGRGYSDARRTAVAAVRAFRAAYRDALQQWRAGLRSVVFPAETWWMRVFHGVAVNDDALVS
- a CDS encoding DNA methyltransferase — translated: MTNVWQEPAVRGPERFKEDTRSIHGNQKPLKLLDRIIRASSDPGDVVWEPFGGLCSVAVAAFAAGRRCYSAEIAPTYHAVASRRLAKCAPQPRAEISAA
- a CDS encoding gluconeogenesis factor YvcK family protein, producing MATPKIVTVGGGTGHYTLLTGLRGLSARITAIVTMMDSGGSSGRLRDEYGLLPPGDFTRCLVALSEHPEALKELLGHRFRSGSLGGHTLRNLIFTAVQEITGSLPLTVERLHEIFSVKNRVLPVTMDHVDLVMHLENDRTIRGEASIDNLSDMLDAPVLSVYLDPEARAYPAALDAIADADLIILGPGDLYTSLVPNLLVKGVREAIAASRARAMFVCNLMTKPNETPGYTVEDFVGTIAMYLGEARLDAVLVNDVWPSEGLEEYASAGSEPVVTSPDKPLASDLLVPADLLFGGKLIRHDPQKLSAAIVSLARQRSWW